The proteins below are encoded in one region of Castor canadensis chromosome 6, mCasCan1.hap1v2, whole genome shotgun sequence:
- the Tas2r42 gene encoding LOW QUALITY PROTEIN: taste receptor type 2 member 42 (The sequence of the model RefSeq protein was modified relative to this genomic sequence to represent the inferred CDS: inserted 4 bases in 3 codons; deleted 3 bases in 2 codons; substituted 7 bases at 7 genomic stop codons): FLYGIVLGLNKMYLILEIAEFIIGMLKNVFFELKNCSELIKTPKISLGDFILTCLAASRIRCLLVVLVDSSVAETVSIFLXHLXTIKSSDGLWXVTDYXVTWLVTCLSIFYFLQIAHFCFLFLXLKWREDRMFLVLLTISLFPLTFDFLTAKHWLIASXISVIDQSNLTXYSDESKLLMLKAXTLFSLTDLIHFVLSLASLFFLFLSLVRHTGNRELSSPDSGDPSSLMKLSFLLLFIIHYFFIQMAHWMXFMLQKNKFIKFVMLVLNIFPSGHSSILILGNSKLXQTALRGQLYEALHPHCPDNEAFLGGSPAAMPHVRRATSNTCVGRPMPLGEERLT; this comes from the exons ttcctCTATGGAATTGTTCTTGGATTGAATAAAATGTATCTGATACTAGAAATAGCAGAATTCATAATCGGAATGCTGAAGAATGTGTTCTTTGAACTGAAAAATTGTTCTGAATTGATCAAAACTCCAAAGATCTCCTTAGGTGACTTCATCCTCACCTGCTTGGCTGCCTCTAGAATCAGATGTCTGTTGGTGGTATTGGTTGATTCAAGTGTAGCAGAAACTGTCTCCATATTTCTATGACACTTGTAAACAATAAAATCTAGTGATGGACTTTGGTGAGTGACTGATTA TGTGACCTGGCTTGTCACTTGTCTCAGCATTTTCTACTTCCTCCAGATAGCCcacttctgtttccttttcctctgacTGAAGTGGAGAGAGGATAGAATGTTTCTCGTACTTCTTACTATTTCTTTGTTCCCACTGACTTTTGATTTTCTTACTGCT AAACATTGGCTAATAGCTAGTTGAATATCTGTGATAGATCAAAGCAATCTGACTTAATATTCTGATGAAAGTAAACTCTTGATGCTAAAAG TAACTCTTTTTAGCTTGACTGATTTGATCCACTTTGTTCTGTCACTGGcctcattg ttttttttatttctgtccttGGTGAGACATACCGGCAATCGGGAACTCAGCTCCCCAGACTCTGGGGACCCAAGCTCCTTAATGAAGTTGTCTTTCTTACTTCTCTTCATAATTCACTATTTTTTCATCCAAATGGCACACTGGA ATTTTATGCTTCAGAAGAACAAGTTCATTAAGTTTGTTATGTTAGTATTAAATATCTTCCCCTCAGGTCATTCATCTATTCTTATTCTGGGAAACAGCAAGTTGTGACAGACAGCCTTGAGg GGCCAGCTATATGAAGCCCTGCATCCCCATTGTCCTGATAACGAGGCCTTTCTGGGGGGCTCACCAGCAGCCATGCCACATGTAAGAAGAGCCACTAGCAACACTTGTGTTGGCAGGCCCATGCCTCTCGGAGAAGAAAGACTGACATGA